In one window of Polaromonas naphthalenivorans CJ2 DNA:
- a CDS encoding lytic transglycosylase domain-containing protein: MTALVNNRLDLNIKTHLKSVRSGLATVADDIARGFFVITHSSFALLGLAVVFAVVTLMARPDLRDAGEVRLMAWLQERRAPVVTPATLVTPQVAVLKEPVPVEPAATPKPKALSTQQAAVASWISKKYSVALEPVGALVAEAFEIGYKVKLDPTLILAIMAIESGFNPFAQSPVGAQGLMQVMTQVHHDKYAKVGGKLAAFDPMANLRVGVKVLQECISRAGSIEGGLKYYVGAANLESDGGYAGKVMAEHARLLAVVGGKRPPTSRQYASPAPSRPVPVSLPANASARQESNEKPAEEVALLGQS, translated from the coding sequence ATGACAGCGCTAGTAAATAACCGTCTTGATTTGAACATCAAGACACATCTGAAAAGTGTACGCAGCGGCCTTGCCACGGTCGCGGACGATATTGCCCGGGGATTTTTCGTTATCACCCACAGCAGCTTTGCCCTTCTGGGCCTGGCTGTCGTGTTTGCCGTGGTCACCTTGATGGCCCGGCCCGACCTGCGTGACGCGGGCGAAGTCAGGCTCATGGCGTGGCTGCAGGAACGCCGCGCTCCAGTGGTTACCCCGGCTACCCTGGTTACCCCGCAAGTGGCCGTGCTCAAGGAGCCGGTTCCGGTTGAACCCGCTGCCACCCCCAAGCCCAAGGCACTTTCCACCCAGCAGGCCGCAGTGGCCTCGTGGATCAGCAAGAAATATTCGGTGGCGCTCGAACCCGTGGGCGCCCTGGTCGCGGAAGCCTTTGAGATCGGCTACAAGGTCAAGCTCGACCCGACGCTGATCCTGGCCATCATGGCGATTGAATCGGGCTTCAACCCGTTTGCCCAGAGCCCGGTGGGCGCGCAGGGCCTGATGCAGGTGATGACGCAAGTCCATCACGACAAATACGCCAAGGTGGGCGGCAAGCTGGCGGCCTTTGATCCGATGGCGAACCTGCGCGTTGGCGTCAAGGTGCTGCAGGAATGCATCAGCCGCGCCGGCTCCATTGAAGGCGGGCTGAAATACTATGTTGGCGCGGCCAACCTCGAAAGCGATGGCGGCTATGCCGGCAAGGTCATGGCCGAGCATGCGCGCCTGCTGGCCGTGGTCGGCGGCAAGCGTCCGCCCACATCGCGGCAGTATGCCTCTCCAGCGCCTTCGCGCCCTGTTCCGGTGTCATTGCCGGCCAACGCTTCGGCCAGGCAGGAGTCGAACGAGAAGCCAGCAGAAGAAGTGGCGCTGCTGGGTCAGTCCTGA
- the glyA gene encoding serine hydroxymethyltransferase translates to MYHRNILIEQTDPEIFAAIQAENARQEHHIELIASENYASPAVMAAQGSQLTNKYAEGYPGRRYYGGCEHVDVAEQLAIDRVKQIFGADAANVQPHCGASANEAVFLAFLKPGDTIMGMSLAEGGHLTHGMALNMSGKWFNVVSYGLNDKEEIDYEAMERKAHETKPKLIIAGASAYSLAIDFERFARVAKDVGAIFMVDMAHYAGLIAAGIYPNPVPHADIVTSTTHKSLRGPRGGIILMKAQHEKIINSAIFPGLQGGPLMHVIAAKAIAFKEALSPEFKIYQQQVLKNAQIVAETLTQRGLRIVSGRTESHVMLVDLRAKGITGKEAEAVLGSAHMTINKNAIPNDPEKPMVTSGVRIGTPAMTTRGFGDEEARMTANLVADVLDNPRDAANIEAVRAKVHALTSRFPVYG, encoded by the coding sequence ATGTACCACCGCAATATTCTCATCGAACAGACCGACCCCGAAATCTTTGCCGCCATCCAGGCTGAAAACGCCCGCCAAGAGCACCACATCGAGCTGATCGCCAGCGAAAACTACGCCTCGCCCGCCGTCATGGCCGCGCAAGGCTCGCAACTCACCAACAAATACGCCGAAGGCTACCCCGGCCGCCGCTACTACGGCGGCTGCGAACATGTCGATGTGGCCGAGCAACTGGCCATCGACCGTGTCAAGCAGATCTTTGGCGCCGATGCCGCCAACGTCCAGCCGCATTGCGGCGCATCGGCCAACGAAGCCGTGTTCCTTGCCTTCCTCAAGCCCGGCGACACCATCATGGGCATGAGCCTGGCCGAAGGCGGCCACCTGACGCACGGCATGGCGCTCAACATGAGCGGCAAATGGTTCAACGTCGTTTCCTACGGTCTCAATGACAAGGAAGAGATCGACTACGAAGCGATGGAGCGCAAGGCGCACGAAACCAAACCCAAGCTGATCATTGCCGGCGCCAGCGCCTACTCGCTGGCAATTGATTTTGAACGCTTCGCCAGGGTGGCCAAGGATGTCGGTGCGATTTTCATGGTTGATATGGCGCATTACGCCGGCCTGATTGCCGCCGGCATTTACCCCAACCCGGTGCCGCACGCGGACATCGTGACTTCGACCACGCACAAGAGCCTGCGCGGCCCGCGCGGCGGCATCATCCTGATGAAGGCGCAGCACGAAAAAATCATCAACAGCGCAATCTTCCCCGGACTGCAGGGCGGCCCGCTGATGCATGTGATTGCCGCGAAAGCCATCGCCTTCAAGGAAGCGCTGTCGCCAGAATTCAAGATTTACCAGCAGCAAGTCCTGAAGAATGCCCAGATCGTCGCCGAAACCCTGACCCAGCGCGGCCTGCGCATCGTCAGCGGCCGCACCGAAAGCCACGTCATGCTGGTCGATTTGCGCGCCAAGGGCATCACCGGCAAGGAAGCCGAAGCCGTGCTGGGCAGCGCCCACATGACCATCAACAAAAATGCGATTCCGAACGACCCGGAAAAGCCGATGGTCACCAGCGGCGTGCGCATTGGCACCCCCGCCATGACCACGCGCGGTTTTGGCGACGAGGAAGCGCGCATGACCGCCAACCTGGTGGCCGATGTGCTGGACAACCCGCGCGATGCCGCCAACATCGAGGCGGTTCGCGCCAAGGTTCACGCCCTGACCAGCCGCTTCCCGGTTTACGGCTGA
- the nrdR gene encoding transcriptional regulator NrdR, which produces MKCPFCGHLETQVVETRISEDAEFIRRRRQCGACEKRFTTYERPDVSFPSIVKKDGRRTDYQRGKILGSMRLALRKRPVSTAQIDAAVEQIEEKLLSLGLREVASSRLGELVMLELKKLDKIAYIRFASVYRSFEDIDEFKTLVDEVGR; this is translated from the coding sequence ATGAAATGTCCTTTTTGCGGTCACCTTGAAACCCAGGTTGTGGAAACCCGGATTTCCGAAGACGCCGAATTCATACGCCGCCGCCGCCAGTGCGGCGCGTGTGAAAAACGCTTCACCACCTACGAGCGGCCCGACGTCAGCTTTCCGTCCATCGTCAAAAAGGACGGCCGCCGCACCGACTACCAGCGCGGCAAAATCCTAGGCTCGATGCGGCTGGCCCTGCGCAAGCGCCCGGTCAGCACCGCGCAGATCGATGCAGCCGTCGAGCAGATCGAGGAAAAGCTGCTGAGCCTCGGGCTGCGCGAGGTGGCTTCGAGCCGCCTGGGCGAATTGGTCATGCTGGAGCTGAAAAAGCTCGACAAGATCGCCTACATCCGCTTTGCCAGCGTGTACCGGAGCTTTGAGGATATTGACGAGTTCAAGACGCTGGTGGATGAGGTTGGGCGGTAG
- a CDS encoding GspH/FimT family pseudopilin, with protein MKSLELSRNSFNSKGNGFTLIEVMVSLAILGILAALAAPSFSETIKRYRVNAIKDDLIASMQAARSEAIRRGTSITLIRLPGCGAEANDTDIWSCGWLTVVGTIPDTRDVNTSEQNSALQITTVPTGYDVMHTGSGRKVIFNRWGQAGVGQKFVITQSNDGVAGTATLTLCMSSGGRTRSVKGEATCN; from the coding sequence ATGAAATCGCTTGAGCTATCCCGCAATTCTTTCAACTCCAAGGGTAATGGATTCACGCTGATTGAGGTCATGGTCAGCCTGGCGATTCTGGGAATTCTGGCTGCATTGGCGGCGCCCAGCTTTTCCGAGACGATCAAACGTTACCGAGTCAATGCAATTAAAGATGATTTGATAGCATCTATGCAGGCTGCTCGGTCCGAAGCCATTCGCAGAGGTACGTCAATCACTTTGATTCGACTGCCCGGCTGCGGTGCGGAGGCAAATGACACTGATATTTGGAGTTGCGGTTGGCTGACGGTTGTGGGCACCATTCCAGATACTAGAGACGTAAATACTTCCGAACAAAACAGCGCATTACAAATTACGACGGTACCAACTGGTTATGACGTGATGCATACCGGCAGCGGCAGAAAAGTAATATTCAACCGTTGGGGTCAAGCAGGAGTAGGGCAAAAATTTGTGATCACTCAAAGCAATGATGGTGTTGCTGGCACAGCAACCCTGACCCTTTGCATGAGCAGTGGTGGCAGAACACGCAGCGTGAAAGGTGAGGCAACATGCAACTAA
- the pilV gene encoding type IV pilus modification protein PilV yields the protein MQLKQDTRSVCSGASQSRQRGLSLIEAMVSIVILALGMMSLAGVQARLLVESRTTNSRAIAVGLIEDLTNRMLLNRDAALANRYALAWSATKTVQDCTLAQCTGAQLAQSDLNTWRNAVLASLPSANATVFQSPNDSRQIGIAIGWTANESKAEGTTTSEKAAYKAPFAVTAGANGVECPANLICHLVYVQP from the coding sequence ATGCAACTAAAGCAAGACACGCGCAGCGTGTGCAGCGGCGCCAGCCAATCCCGTCAACGCGGCCTGAGTCTGATTGAGGCCATGGTTTCAATAGTTATATTGGCCTTGGGCATGATGAGTTTGGCCGGTGTGCAAGCCCGTTTATTGGTCGAATCGCGCACTACAAATTCACGCGCCATTGCGGTTGGCCTCATTGAGGATCTCACCAACCGCATGCTGCTCAATCGTGACGCGGCACTGGCCAACCGCTACGCTTTGGCATGGAGCGCGACCAAAACAGTGCAGGACTGCACGCTCGCACAATGCACCGGCGCGCAACTGGCGCAATCAGACTTAAACACTTGGCGTAATGCTGTGCTTGCTAGCCTGCCATCCGCCAATGCAACCGTTTTTCAATCGCCAAATGATTCGCGCCAAATTGGCATTGCCATTGGGTGGACGGCTAACGAAAGCAAAGCGGAAGGTACGACAACTTCAGAAAAAGCTGCCTACAAGGCCCCGTTTGCCGTCACTGCCGGTGCCAATGGCGTGGAGTGCCCCGCAAACCTCATCTGTCATCTAGTGTATGTACAACCATAA
- a CDS encoding PilW family protein: MYNHKRTRHSKRFQRGFSLMELMVGLTIGLLVVVAALGSFLYTQISSGVVGDSARLQQEADNTFRILGFQIQQAGAINLGQSTTDPDRVIFSSAFTGFDPTTTGATAGQIFSIHGLEGASNAPDTLRVSYQDGNGTTHDCLGNTLLTSNTWNNARRNIRMDNQFTVDTAKKELNCAGATAAGAQPIADGVEDFQVTYGVQTVAGGVLQYQFYTADLVPDWTNIQAVTVCLQFIGENRGNPQPGLVVTGCRGQTVTNDGLLRKVFRRTYSLRNALL, encoded by the coding sequence ATGTACAACCATAAGCGCACCCGCCACAGTAAAAGGTTTCAACGCGGCTTCTCGCTGATGGAGTTGATGGTCGGCCTGACCATTGGTCTGCTGGTGGTAGTGGCAGCCCTCGGCAGTTTTCTGTATACGCAAATCAGCTCTGGTGTGGTGGGTGACAGCGCTCGGCTGCAACAAGAAGCAGACAACACATTTCGCATCTTGGGTTTTCAGATCCAGCAGGCCGGTGCAATCAACTTGGGACAAAGCACAACTGACCCGGATAGAGTGATCTTCAGCAGCGCGTTCACGGGGTTCGATCCCACGACCACAGGCGCAACAGCGGGCCAAATTTTTTCCATTCATGGCTTAGAGGGTGCGAGCAACGCCCCAGACACGCTCCGCGTGAGTTATCAAGACGGCAACGGTACCACGCATGATTGCCTAGGCAACACGCTCCTAACAAGCAACACATGGAACAACGCACGACGCAATATTCGTATGGACAACCAGTTTACTGTGGACACCGCAAAAAAAGAGTTGAATTGCGCGGGTGCCACTGCTGCGGGGGCACAGCCGATTGCCGATGGCGTTGAAGACTTTCAAGTCACTTACGGCGTCCAGACTGTTGCTGGGGGCGTACTGCAATACCAGTTTTACACAGCTGATCTTGTCCCTGACTGGACCAATATTCAGGCAGTGACTGTTTGCCTTCAGTTTATTGGTGAAAACCGAGGCAATCCGCAGCCCGGCCTGGTTGTCACTGGTTGTCGCGGTCAGACAGTCACCAACGATGGCTTGCTACGCAAGGTATTCCGGCGCACATACAGCCTACGCAATGCTCTTTTATAA
- a CDS encoding pilus assembly protein — translation MNAIHNLTTKHSQRGIALPTVLVLLLLSIISVLGAFKVGFLNEIMVGNISDYNRARAAAEALVRDAEMDILGRRPPYTTVQSDGTRGFPCRPNPPNSTTTLAAEAGYVGCRNKALANTPWFPRSSEEFDDVSDIVAANNATRRCKAGICMPLNMNDLSAIENNLSDMKQFGATYGLYTRNALSNPDVAGNPLLNGTGNNASAWYWVEAFRYGEFVSSGASPAGNLTPEPSASFVYRITAIAQGLKGGTRVVIKSTFVPYPASQGQ, via the coding sequence ATGAACGCAATTCATAACTTGACCACTAAGCATTCGCAGCGTGGCATCGCCTTACCAACCGTGCTAGTTCTTCTGTTGCTAAGCATCATTTCGGTACTCGGCGCATTCAAAGTCGGCTTTTTGAACGAGATCATGGTGGGCAACATCAGCGACTACAACCGAGCTAGGGCTGCGGCTGAAGCGCTGGTACGCGATGCCGAAATGGACATTCTCGGGCGCAGGCCGCCATACACAACCGTTCAATCCGACGGCACCCGCGGGTTCCCGTGCCGGCCCAACCCGCCAAACAGCACCACCACCTTGGCTGCCGAAGCCGGCTACGTCGGCTGCCGGAACAAAGCCTTGGCAAACACGCCATGGTTTCCAAGGAGCAGCGAAGAATTTGACGATGTTAGCGACATTGTTGCGGCCAACAATGCTACGCGCCGGTGTAAGGCAGGCATTTGCATGCCCTTGAACATGAATGATCTCAGCGCTATTGAAAACAATTTATCTGACATGAAGCAATTTGGCGCGACTTACGGTTTATATACCCGTAATGCCCTGTCAAACCCAGATGTTGCGGGTAATCCACTACTCAACGGTACGGGCAACAATGCCAGCGCATGGTACTGGGTTGAAGCTTTCCGGTACGGCGAATTCGTCAGCAGTGGCGCAAGCCCAGCTGGGAATTTGACGCCCGAGCCTAGCGCCAGTTTTGTTTATCGAATTACAGCCATTGCACAGGGCTTGAAAGGCGGTACGCGTGTCGTCATCAAGTCAACATTTGTACCCTATCCAGCCAGCCAGGGACAGTGA
- a CDS encoding pilus assembly protein: MSFQFSKILDAKYIKKFNGTTGLITLKSRKCKYFTIRPLVAACVALLAAAPTLSVAALALAQYPPVSGGNEPAPNVIISVDDSGSMNWDVNGNSTNTTNNKRITLLKNSLKSVFGNPTANPPTNGVVPDNRIRLAWQVMHNNGDASGASSLTPGNTNSMKAFSGTHRTNFNTFINSLSASGDTPSHKMAKQALDYMKSPAGTNSPWADMPGTAQTTQYLSCRRSYHIFMTDGGWNSDPREFVGNADGTARTLGDGTTSYDPASAQVRIYKDAYGGGKDIWVDSGWRDPGHWERQDYPSTLADFAFESWASDLQNGSNSTQNMVNNVRPLIKKNGVETVGGVGLQEFWNPKNDPATWQHMVTHTIGFGNEATSWSRNNTDFEPYWNNPTNSTNSTYGGGYPRLVSGDVTWRDPIDNCDTDCRPFELWHMALNGRGKFYPAVNADSLTAAFNDILSTVIADTSRPLVSIAANSSSLRSGLNAYLAGYASENWLGTLTARPIDSTTGTIGASATWDAAALLDDANYSVSSRFVLSYNGTAGIAWTTWNDFPTAQKTPLDKNSSGTVDSKGQNRVDYLRGDRTKEASQTNGVFRNRSSRLGDIVNSNIWYTGKPASGYSFSNYDTFRSTNTGGKGGRTPMIYVGANDGMLHGFAAGNWPNETSPTIVGGKELLAYIPQGVAQGDLRKLTDTGYSHQYFVDGSPFTGDAYLGTTPAWATVLVGSLGAGGKGYFVLNVTDPANFTTSNVANLVIKDTTATTDADIGNIMSPPVVDDAIAGKSRQIVRMNNGRWAAVLGNGYNSTNEAPVLLIQYLDGDKAIKKLSPCADTSATCSFKGNNGLASPQLIDLNGDGKLDIAYAGDLKGNVWKFNLSSATESDWSTAFSGQPFFVAKTVASVTPSIASVNQPITTAPFWMPHPSGGIMLAVSTGQNLTIADQTNTNTNSVYGLWDNSTFSYGTSGVTITDGTAINTTSSTGLPSTLVQQTISTTPIIDGGKNYYTSSTNAVIYPAKRGWYLNWSMAAGQRVLHNSRAFSGQKVLIQSTVPKSGGAASGETCSPTTSTERSFLSVFNMFTGKPSALPAFSLTSTTTSNTNITTIENTTSGDNLILRTDEVIKVVNTCPVGESCTSKDLNPDKYIGIRANWREIQ; encoded by the coding sequence ATGAGCTTTCAATTTTCAAAAATTCTTGATGCGAAATACATTAAAAAATTTAATGGTACTACTGGGTTAATTACATTGAAGTCAAGAAAGTGCAAATATTTTACTATCCGGCCACTAGTCGCGGCCTGTGTAGCTTTACTCGCTGCAGCACCCACATTATCGGTCGCAGCACTAGCGCTTGCCCAGTACCCACCCGTCAGCGGCGGGAACGAACCTGCACCGAATGTCATTATCTCAGTGGATGACTCGGGGAGTATGAACTGGGATGTAAATGGAAATAGCACGAACACGACAAATAATAAAAGAATAACGCTTCTCAAAAACTCATTAAAATCGGTGTTTGGCAACCCAACGGCAAACCCGCCGACCAACGGAGTAGTTCCCGACAATCGCATTCGTCTGGCATGGCAAGTGATGCATAACAACGGCGATGCATCAGGCGCAAGTTCCTTAACACCTGGGAACACCAATTCCATGAAGGCGTTCAGCGGCACTCACAGAACCAACTTCAACACCTTTATTAATTCGCTTAGTGCAAGCGGTGATACTCCCAGTCACAAAATGGCCAAGCAGGCGCTGGACTATATGAAGTCGCCAGCTGGAACCAATAGTCCTTGGGCGGATATGCCCGGAACAGCGCAAACAACGCAATATTTGAGCTGCCGCCGCAGTTACCACATTTTCATGACGGATGGAGGGTGGAACTCTGATCCCCGGGAATTTGTTGGCAACGCCGACGGCACAGCACGCACACTTGGCGATGGCACGACTAGCTATGATCCCGCCTCAGCACAAGTTCGCATCTATAAGGATGCGTATGGTGGCGGTAAGGATATTTGGGTCGACTCCGGTTGGCGTGATCCTGGCCACTGGGAACGGCAAGACTACCCAAGCACCTTGGCTGATTTTGCCTTTGAGAGTTGGGCCTCTGATTTGCAGAACGGAAGCAACAGCACTCAAAACATGGTAAATAATGTGCGTCCACTCATTAAAAAGAATGGGGTCGAAACGGTGGGCGGTGTCGGTCTTCAAGAATTTTGGAATCCAAAAAACGATCCCGCAACCTGGCAGCATATGGTGACTCACACCATAGGATTTGGCAACGAAGCGACGTCATGGAGTAGAAACAATACTGATTTCGAACCCTATTGGAACAACCCAACCAACAGCACCAACAGCACCTATGGGGGAGGATATCCTCGATTGGTAAGCGGTGACGTGACTTGGCGCGACCCCATTGATAACTGCGATACTGACTGTCGTCCGTTTGAACTTTGGCACATGGCGCTTAATGGTCGGGGAAAGTTTTATCCCGCTGTCAACGCTGATTCATTAACCGCAGCATTCAACGATATTCTTAGCACTGTTATTGCAGATACATCAAGGCCGCTGGTCTCTATTGCTGCCAATTCAAGTTCTCTGCGATCCGGGCTGAATGCCTATCTCGCGGGGTATGCTTCAGAAAATTGGTTAGGCACATTAACTGCCCGCCCCATCGACAGTACGACAGGGACCATTGGAGCCTCTGCGACGTGGGATGCAGCAGCATTGCTTGACGATGCGAACTATTCAGTCAGTAGCCGGTTTGTGCTTTCCTACAACGGCACAGCAGGAATTGCGTGGACAACCTGGAACGATTTTCCCACTGCACAAAAGACTCCCCTAGACAAAAACAGCAGCGGTACCGTAGACAGCAAGGGACAAAACCGGGTGGATTACCTACGGGGTGACAGAACCAAAGAAGCCTCTCAGACTAATGGTGTGTTTCGCAACCGGAGTTCACGTTTGGGGGACATCGTAAACTCCAATATCTGGTACACCGGCAAGCCTGCCAGCGGTTACTCCTTCAGCAACTATGACACTTTCAGGTCAACAAACACGGGTGGTAAGGGTGGCCGAACTCCCATGATTTATGTGGGTGCCAACGATGGCATGCTGCATGGTTTTGCTGCAGGCAACTGGCCAAATGAAACTTCACCCACAATTGTCGGCGGGAAAGAACTTCTTGCCTATATTCCCCAAGGTGTTGCTCAAGGTGATCTGCGCAAACTCACCGATACCGGTTACAGCCACCAATATTTTGTGGATGGGAGTCCTTTCACAGGTGACGCCTACCTTGGTACCACACCCGCGTGGGCTACCGTGCTTGTAGGGAGTCTGGGGGCAGGTGGCAAAGGCTATTTTGTACTCAACGTCACGGACCCAGCGAACTTCACAACGTCCAATGTTGCGAATCTGGTTATCAAGGACACCACGGCGACGACAGATGCAGACATCGGCAATATTATGTCGCCCCCCGTGGTTGATGACGCCATTGCAGGCAAGTCGCGTCAAATTGTGCGCATGAATAATGGGAGATGGGCTGCAGTACTCGGCAACGGCTACAACAGTACCAATGAGGCCCCAGTGCTGCTCATTCAATACCTGGACGGGGACAAAGCTATCAAGAAACTCTCTCCCTGTGCAGACACAAGCGCGACTTGCAGTTTTAAAGGCAACAATGGATTGGCTAGCCCACAGTTGATTGACCTCAATGGCGACGGCAAGCTGGATATTGCCTATGCAGGCGACCTGAAGGGTAATGTGTGGAAGTTCAATTTATCCAGTGCGACCGAGTCCGACTGGTCGACAGCTTTTTCAGGCCAGCCGTTCTTTGTGGCCAAGACCGTTGCATCTGTTACTCCTTCCATTGCATCGGTGAATCAACCCATCACGACCGCGCCGTTCTGGATGCCGCATCCTAGCGGTGGAATCATGCTGGCTGTCAGCACGGGACAAAATCTGACTATCGCAGATCAGACCAATACGAACACTAACTCCGTATATGGTCTTTGGGACAACAGCACATTTTCTTATGGAACAAGTGGCGTCACCATTACGGATGGAACCGCCATTAATACCACTAGCAGTACAGGTTTGCCAAGTACCTTAGTACAACAAACCATATCAACCACTCCAATTATAGATGGAGGTAAAAATTACTATACCTCATCAACCAATGCCGTCATTTATCCCGCCAAACGTGGCTGGTACTTGAACTGGTCAATGGCCGCTGGTCAACGTGTATTGCACAATTCAAGGGCATTTTCAGGACAGAAAGTTTTGATTCAAAGCACGGTTCCAAAATCAGGAGGAGCCGCAAGCGGAGAAACCTGCTCTCCCACTACAAGCACTGAGCGCAGTTTCTTATCTGTTTTCAACATGTTTACTGGAAAACCATCAGCACTACCTGCATTCTCACTTACAAGCACTACCACATCCAATACCAATATAACTACGATTGAGAACACTACTAGCGGTGACAACCTAATACTTCGTACGGATGAGGTGATTAAAGTTGTAAATACTTGTCCCGTCGGGGAATCATGTACTTCAAAGGATTTAAATCCCGATAAATATATAGGCATTCGTGCAAACTGGCGTGAAATTCAATAA
- a CDS encoding type IV pilin protein, translated as MEYDKEYTRYVAGFTLIEVMITVAIIGILASIALPSYQEYIRRSHRANARNTLIQAMQWMERAATSTGAYPTGANIPDGIKVVEGGRYANVSVTNSTTSTYTFTAAPAGAQISDKCGSFIIDQANRRTVSVSTDATFAADCWGR; from the coding sequence ATGGAATACGACAAAGAATATACCCGTTACGTCGCTGGCTTCACCTTGATAGAGGTGATGATTACAGTAGCTATCATTGGCATATTGGCTTCGATTGCCTTGCCGTCATATCAAGAATACATTCGGCGAAGCCACCGGGCCAATGCGCGCAATACCCTGATTCAGGCTATGCAGTGGATGGAGCGTGCAGCGACTTCCACGGGAGCCTACCCGACGGGTGCCAACATACCCGATGGCATTAAGGTCGTGGAAGGCGGAAGATACGCCAACGTGTCGGTAACCAATTCAACAACCAGCACTTACACATTTACGGCTGCTCCAGCAGGCGCGCAAATCTCAGACAAATGCGGCTCTTTCATAATTGATCAAGCGAATCGACGTACCGTGAGTGTGAGCACGGATGCTACGTTTGCTGCTGATTGCTGGGGACGCTGA
- the ribD gene encoding bifunctional diaminohydroxyphosphoribosylaminopyrimidine deaminase/5-amino-6-(5-phosphoribosylamino)uracil reductase RibD: MMPRAVALALAAMRITSPNPRVGCVLTSSGDVLGQGHTQAAGHPHAEIMALRDAAAQGHSVVGATAYVTLEPCSHHGRTGPCCDALIAAGIKKIVASIADPNPLVSGQGFERLRAAGIEVEVGPGAAESRELNIGFFSRMIRKTPWVRMKMAASLDGTTALANGQSQWITSAEARADGHAWRARACAVLTGIGTVLQDNPRLDVRLVSTPRQPHLIVVDSRLETPLDAHLFIAGRALYIYAAVQNEAKKQALEAKGATVIYLPDANGKVDLTAMVQDLGRREINELHVEAGSKLNGSLIRAGLVDEFLLYLAPKLLGPGQGMASFGPLQALSDAVELQFQSTDRVGADLRIVARVAGRDQF; this comes from the coding sequence ATGATGCCTCGTGCTGTTGCCCTTGCCCTCGCAGCCATGCGTATCACATCACCCAACCCCCGCGTAGGCTGCGTTCTCACCTCCTCTGGGGATGTCTTGGGTCAAGGCCACACGCAAGCGGCTGGTCACCCGCATGCCGAAATCATGGCTCTGCGCGATGCAGCCGCACAAGGCCATTCGGTTGTAGGCGCCACGGCCTACGTCACCCTCGAACCCTGCTCGCACCACGGCCGCACCGGCCCTTGCTGCGACGCACTCATCGCGGCAGGCATCAAAAAAATCGTGGCTTCCATCGCAGACCCCAACCCCCTTGTCTCAGGCCAGGGCTTTGAGCGCTTGCGCGCAGCCGGCATTGAAGTCGAAGTCGGCCCCGGCGCTGCCGAATCACGCGAACTCAATATCGGGTTTTTCAGCCGCATGATCCGCAAGACACCCTGGGTGCGCATGAAAATGGCGGCGTCGCTGGATGGCACGACGGCGCTCGCCAATGGCCAGAGCCAGTGGATCACCTCGGCCGAAGCCCGCGCCGACGGCCATGCCTGGCGCGCGCGCGCCTGCGCCGTGCTGACGGGCATCGGCACCGTGCTGCAAGACAATCCGCGCCTGGATGTGCGGCTGGTCAGCACGCCGCGCCAGCCGCACCTGATCGTCGTGGACAGCCGGCTGGAGACACCGCTGGATGCTCATCTTTTCATAGCTGGACGCGCGCTCTACATCTACGCCGCAGTCCAAAATGAAGCAAAAAAACAAGCCCTGGAAGCAAAAGGGGCCACCGTTATCTATCTGCCCGATGCCAACGGAAAAGTAGATTTGACCGCCATGGTTCAAGACCTGGGCCGCCGCGAAATCAACGAGTTGCATGTCGAAGCCGGCAGCAAGCTCAATGGCTCGCTGATCCGCGCCGGGCTGGTCGATGAATTCCTGCTTTACCTGGCGCCCAAACTGCTCGGGCCGGGCCAGGGCATGGCGTCGTTCGGGCCGTTGCAGGCACTTTCCGACGCGGTTGAGTTGCAGTTTCAATCCACCGACAGGGTCGGCGCCGACTTGCGGATAGTTGCCCGCGTCGCTGGGCGGGACCAGTTCTAG